The following proteins are co-located in the Haloplanus sp. HW8-1 genome:
- a CDS encoding cation:proton antiporter, producing the protein MVSAMLSRIFLAAAGVFALFAVVLLYRVVRGPTTQDRIVAINVVGTNTVIVIALVSVALGEYGYLDVALVYALLNFVMSIAVSKFTVEWGGVI; encoded by the coding sequence ATGGTGTCTGCGATGCTCTCGCGGATCTTCCTCGCTGCTGCCGGCGTGTTCGCACTGTTCGCAGTCGTTCTGCTCTACCGGGTGGTCCGCGGGCCGACCACGCAGGACCGAATCGTCGCCATCAACGTCGTCGGCACGAACACCGTCATCGTCATCGCCCTAGTGAGTGTCGCGCTCGGTGAATACGGCTACTTGGACGTGGCGCTGGTGTACGCCCTCCTCAACTTCGTGATGAGCATCGCCGTCTCGAAGTTCACCGTCGAGTGGGGTGGCGTCATATGA
- a CDS encoding proton-conducting transporter membrane subunit encodes MSDAFLPLLVAIPLFGALLAVATGLVTVRGPALVAWVTLAVQTLLAAWLGTTALTEGPLSVGVGGFVAPYGIELVVDGLSAVVLVLVAVVSLAALAFVSEDDPGGTAFYTEYLLLATGLSGMAVTGDVFNLYVFLEITGLATYALVASAGTGRSAVSALKYLLFGTVAASLYLLGVGYALVATGTLNMADLSTELARAGYGSPLVLASFGFIVVGLATKTALFPLHTWQPDAYGDAPDSVSAVIAALVSTVAAYALLRLVYTVYTPAFFEAVPVARDALIAFAAVSIVVGSVLAVAQSEVKRMLAYSSVSQYGLVVVGIAIGTPAAVFGAVVHLLGHAIMKGGLFVAAGAVADLTGARTVEEYAGLADRFPVLGGASAVLMLAMVGVPPAVGFAGKWYIALGAVRAGTWPVAVVIFASTLLTLAYFALLVERMFVAPASASVRAATDGGSDGPDRPSEPSRRALALVVGAAVVAVALGVVVTDLGTALEPTIDTLLSP; translated from the coding sequence ATGAGTGACGCGTTCCTCCCGCTGCTGGTCGCCATCCCCCTGTTCGGTGCGCTCCTCGCCGTCGCGACGGGACTGGTGACGGTCCGCGGCCCGGCGCTGGTCGCATGGGTGACCCTCGCCGTGCAGACGCTCCTCGCGGCGTGGCTCGGCACGACCGCCCTCACCGAGGGCCCGCTCTCGGTCGGCGTCGGCGGGTTCGTCGCCCCCTACGGCATCGAACTCGTCGTCGACGGCCTGTCGGCGGTCGTACTCGTCCTGGTCGCGGTCGTCTCGCTCGCCGCGCTGGCGTTCGTGAGCGAGGACGACCCCGGCGGCACAGCCTTCTACACCGAGTACCTCCTACTCGCGACCGGGCTCTCGGGGATGGCCGTCACCGGCGACGTGTTCAACCTCTATGTCTTCCTCGAAATCACGGGGCTGGCGACCTACGCGCTGGTCGCGAGCGCCGGAACCGGCCGATCCGCGGTGTCGGCGCTCAAATACCTCCTGTTCGGGACCGTCGCCGCCTCGCTGTACCTGCTCGGCGTCGGCTACGCCCTCGTGGCGACGGGGACGCTCAACATGGCCGACCTCTCGACGGAGCTGGCACGGGCCGGCTACGGCTCGCCGCTCGTGCTCGCTTCCTTCGGGTTCATCGTCGTCGGTCTCGCGACCAAGACGGCGCTGTTCCCGCTTCACACCTGGCAACCCGACGCCTACGGCGACGCCCCGGACAGCGTGAGCGCGGTGATCGCCGCGCTCGTCTCGACCGTGGCGGCGTACGCCCTGTTGCGGCTGGTGTACACCGTCTACACGCCGGCGTTCTTCGAGGCCGTACCCGTCGCTCGGGACGCCCTGATCGCCTTCGCGGCCGTCAGCATCGTCGTCGGGAGCGTCCTCGCCGTCGCTCAGTCCGAGGTCAAGCGGATGCTCGCGTACTCCTCGGTCTCCCAGTACGGCCTGGTCGTCGTCGGGATCGCCATCGGCACGCCGGCGGCCGTCTTCGGCGCCGTCGTTCACCTCCTCGGCCACGCGATCATGAAGGGCGGGCTGTTCGTCGCTGCGGGCGCCGTCGCCGACCTGACTGGCGCCCGGACCGTCGAGGAGTACGCCGGCCTCGCCGACCGATTCCCAGTCCTCGGCGGGGCGAGCGCCGTCCTCATGCTCGCGATGGTGGGCGTCCCACCCGCCGTCGGCTTCGCGGGCAAATGGTACATCGCCCTCGGCGCCGTTCGCGCGGGCACCTGGCCGGTCGCGGTCGTCATCTTCGCCTCGACGCTGCTGACGCTCGCGTACTTCGCTCTGCTCGTCGAGCGGATGTTCGTCGCGCCGGCCTCCGCGAGCGTGCGCGCCGCGACCGACGGCGGGAGCGACGGCCCCGACCGACCCTCCGAGCCGAGTCGCCGTGCGCTCGCCCTCGTCGTCGGCGCCGCCGTCGTCGCCGTTGCCCTCGGCGTCGTCGTCACCGACCTCGGGACTGCGCTCGAACCGACCATCGACACGCTCCTCTCGCCATGA
- a CDS encoding phosphoadenosine phosphosulfate reductase family protein produces the protein MSDFPDYLDVDYTDGEGETPDDYPTLEDKIEKAIEVTHQGLEQYETPAVMWTGGKDSTLTLYFIKEVAEKFDLETPPAVFIDHYQHFDAIHDFVDRWAEEWDLDVIYARNEDVGDYVDEHGLEPGDDIPVSALSEHNQHHIRNILEYEEDDFPFLLDTYVGNHLLKTVALNDALEEYGIDGVISGVRWDEQEARADETFFSPRHDPDIYPPHDRIQPILQFAERDVWDAFWNYVVPDTVEGFPEEGYVPQGAEDLPNGLTQDDIPVSPKYFAGFRSLGSEVSTEKSDEEPAWLQDIENTTERAGRAQDKEDLMERLRDLGYM, from the coding sequence ATGAGCGACTTTCCCGACTACCTCGACGTCGACTACACCGACGGTGAGGGCGAGACGCCGGACGACTATCCGACGCTGGAAGACAAGATCGAGAAGGCCATCGAAGTCACCCATCAGGGCCTCGAACAGTACGAGACCCCCGCCGTGATGTGGACCGGCGGGAAGGACTCGACGCTCACGCTCTACTTCATCAAGGAGGTGGCCGAGAAGTTCGACCTCGAGACGCCGCCCGCGGTGTTCATCGACCACTACCAGCATTTCGACGCCATTCACGACTTCGTCGACCGCTGGGCCGAGGAGTGGGACCTCGACGTCATCTACGCCCGCAACGAGGACGTGGGCGACTACGTCGACGAACACGGCCTCGAACCGGGCGACGACATCCCCGTCTCGGCACTCTCCGAACACAACCAGCACCACATCCGCAACATCCTCGAGTACGAGGAGGACGACTTCCCGTTCCTGCTCGACACCTACGTCGGCAACCACCTGCTGAAGACCGTCGCGCTCAACGACGCACTGGAGGAGTACGGCATCGACGGCGTCATCTCCGGCGTCCGCTGGGACGAACAGGAGGCCCGCGCCGACGAGACGTTCTTCAGTCCGCGCCACGACCCCGACATCTACCCGCCCCACGACCGCATCCAGCCGATCCTGCAGTTCGCGGAGCGCGACGTCTGGGACGCCTTCTGGAACTACGTGGTGCCCGACACGGTCGAGGGCTTCCCGGAGGAGGGCTACGTCCCGCAGGGCGCCGAGGACCTACCGAACGGCCTGACGCAGGACGACATCCCGGTCAGTCCCAAGTACTTCGCCGGCTTCCGGTCGCTGGGAAGCGAGGTCAGCACCGAGAAGTCCGACGAGGAGCCCGCGTGGCTCCAGGACATCGAGAACACGACCGAACGCGCCGGCCGCGCCCAGGACAAGGAGGATCTGATGGAGCGCCTCCGCGACCTGGGTTACATGTAG
- a CDS encoding Na(+)/H(+) antiporter subunit D — protein sequence MASPLTAVPPGLLVLAAALVTGVAGRRLGHLVGGLTTALVTVWVWIVPAGTHLPGTLFGFDAVLFRVDPFSRVVGLVFAFIATVAVGYSWATDANERQTAYALTYVGSSLGAVFAGDWLTMVVWWELMAVTSTILVWDYGGKAVRAGFRYAVLHGVGGSLVLGGIAWHYATVGSFLFSAADGMVGTVAQALVAVGIGVNVGFIGLHAWLPDTYPRPHIAASVFLCVYTTKTGVYAMYRAFPEGHLLIAYMGGAMAVFGAAAALLQNDMRRLLSYHIQSQVGYMVAGVGIGGALAQAGAFGHVFNHILYKSLLFMTAGAVVYSTGEENLKHLGGLARKMPVTAAAFTVAALSIAGFPGFNGFVSKGIVISASHYEFVKGPLVVGDFYTLELLLLVGGVGTFLSFIKFGYYAFLHGPYEGDSVTPAPRRQQVPMVLVAALCVFYGVFDGALFALLPFDVTDGAVVGHVYHTYTVPHVVEGLVLAAAGVVGFVILKRPLSKVGRVPDVDAGYNRLVFYGTRTVVYGVTETYAAVDRVAVALADRAAAVRADPAALSRFRADIGGSIFILMIVLGGVLAWLGLV from the coding sequence ATGGCCTCGCCGCTCACCGCCGTCCCGCCGGGACTCCTCGTCCTCGCCGCGGCGCTGGTGACGGGGGTGGCCGGCCGCCGCCTCGGCCACCTCGTCGGCGGCCTCACGACCGCGCTGGTCACCGTTTGGGTGTGGATCGTTCCGGCCGGCACCCACCTGCCCGGGACGCTCTTTGGCTTCGACGCCGTCCTCTTCAGGGTCGATCCGTTCTCGCGCGTCGTCGGCCTCGTGTTCGCCTTCATCGCCACCGTCGCCGTCGGCTACTCGTGGGCGACCGACGCGAACGAGCGACAGACCGCCTACGCGCTCACCTACGTCGGATCCAGCCTCGGGGCCGTCTTCGCCGGCGACTGGCTGACGATGGTCGTGTGGTGGGAGCTGATGGCCGTAACGAGTACGATCCTCGTCTGGGACTACGGCGGGAAGGCCGTGCGTGCGGGCTTTCGATACGCCGTCCTCCACGGGGTCGGGGGCAGCCTCGTCCTCGGGGGGATCGCCTGGCATTACGCGACCGTCGGTTCCTTTCTCTTTTCGGCGGCCGACGGCATGGTCGGTACCGTCGCGCAGGCGCTCGTCGCCGTCGGTATCGGCGTCAACGTCGGCTTCATCGGCCTGCACGCGTGGCTCCCCGACACCTACCCGCGCCCGCACATCGCTGCGAGCGTCTTCCTGTGTGTCTACACTACCAAGACGGGGGTGTACGCGATGTACCGAGCGTTCCCCGAGGGTCACCTTTTGATCGCCTACATGGGCGGGGCGATGGCCGTCTTCGGCGCCGCCGCCGCCCTCCTTCAGAACGACATGCGCCGCCTGCTCTCCTATCACATCCAGTCGCAGGTCGGCTACATGGTCGCGGGGGTGGGAATCGGCGGCGCGCTGGCACAGGCGGGCGCGTTCGGTCACGTCTTCAACCACATCCTCTACAAGAGTCTCCTGTTCATGACCGCCGGCGCGGTCGTCTACAGCACCGGCGAGGAGAACCTGAAGCATCTCGGCGGTCTCGCTCGGAAGATGCCCGTCACCGCCGCGGCGTTCACCGTCGCCGCGCTCTCCATCGCCGGCTTCCCCGGGTTCAACGGGTTCGTCAGCAAGGGCATCGTCATCTCCGCCAGCCACTACGAGTTCGTGAAGGGGCCGCTCGTCGTTGGCGACTTCTACACGCTGGAGTTGTTGCTCCTCGTCGGCGGCGTCGGAACCTTCCTGTCGTTCATCAAGTTCGGCTACTACGCCTTCCTCCACGGGCCGTACGAGGGCGACTCCGTGACGCCGGCACCGCGAAGACAGCAAGTTCCGATGGTGCTCGTCGCGGCGCTGTGTGTGTTCTACGGCGTCTTCGACGGTGCGCTGTTCGCTCTGCTCCCGTTCGACGTGACCGACGGCGCCGTCGTCGGCCACGTGTACCACACCTACACCGTCCCCCACGTGGTCGAGGGTCTCGTCCTCGCGGCGGCGGGCGTGGTCGGCTTCGTGATCCTGAAGCGCCCGCTGTCGAAGGTGGGCCGGGTTCCCGACGTCGACGCGGGGTACAACCGGCTCGTCTTCTATGGAACGCGGACGGTGGTCTACGGGGTGACCGAGACGTACGCGGCCGTGGATCGAGTCGCCGTCGCCCTCGCCGACCGTGCCGCAGCGGTCCGCGCCGATCCCGCCGCACTCTCGCGGTTCCGGGCCGACATCGGCGGGAGCATCTTCATCCTCATGATCGTTCTCGGCGGCGTGCTGGCGTGGCTGGGTCTCGTCTGA
- a CDS encoding MnhB domain-containing protein codes for MSDRDPPSAADHTDRDDAAPTDGRLTRPAEDRPPYVESTIIMTTVRVIAPFVLTLGVFVMFHGASSAGGGFQGGVIAATTVVMLGFAFGIEPIAAHLRNEHLAGLVLAGLGTFLLVGFGGYLVGDTFLQVSAYETLFHHGSKYSIELVEVGIGMVVAGVITGLFFLLGTGVDTAREATEPGEEDG; via the coding sequence ATGAGCGATCGGGACCCACCCTCGGCCGCCGACCACACGGACCGGGACGACGCGGCCCCGACCGACGGCCGCCTCACTCGCCCTGCGGAGGATCGACCGCCCTACGTGGAGAGTACGATCATCATGACGACCGTGCGGGTCATCGCTCCCTTCGTGTTGACCCTCGGCGTGTTCGTCATGTTCCACGGCGCGAGTTCCGCCGGCGGCGGCTTCCAGGGTGGCGTCATCGCCGCGACGACCGTCGTCATGCTCGGGTTCGCGTTCGGCATCGAGCCCATCGCGGCCCACCTGCGCAACGAACACCTGGCCGGCCTCGTCCTCGCCGGACTGGGAACCTTCCTCCTCGTCGGCTTCGGGGGGTATCTCGTCGGCGACACCTTCCTGCAGGTCTCCGCGTACGAGACGCTCTTCCATCATGGTAGCAAGTACAGCATCGAACTCGTGGAAGTCGGCATCGGCATGGTGGTCGCCGGCGTCATCACCGGACTCTTTTTCCTGCTCGGGACCGGCGTCGATACCGCCCGCGAAGCGACCGAACCGGGCGAGGAGGACGGCTAG
- a CDS encoding DUF4040 domain-containing protein codes for MSLSLPVAAVLLFIVGSALAAALLRDVVGSIVAFAGYSFGVAVLWAFLRAPDVALTEAAVGAGITTVLFLLTIARTTVSRSERFEGISLRSALAVVAIVVTVGATVPALPPVGSAGTPILGGEVSQYYLDNAYKQTGVTNVVTAVLVGYRGFDTLGEAAVVFAAGIAMLLVLRREAFV; via the coding sequence GTGAGCCTCTCGCTCCCCGTCGCAGCGGTCCTCCTGTTCATCGTCGGGAGCGCCCTCGCTGCCGCCCTCCTCCGCGACGTGGTCGGTAGCATCGTCGCCTTCGCGGGCTACAGTTTCGGCGTCGCCGTTCTCTGGGCGTTCCTCCGGGCGCCGGACGTCGCACTCACCGAGGCTGCCGTCGGCGCCGGCATCACGACCGTCCTGTTCTTGCTCACCATCGCCCGGACCACCGTCTCGCGCTCCGAGCGGTTCGAAGGGATCAGCCTTCGGTCCGCTCTGGCCGTCGTCGCCATCGTCGTCACGGTCGGCGCGACGGTCCCGGCCCTTCCCCCGGTCGGATCCGCCGGGACGCCGATCCTGGGCGGCGAGGTGAGCCAGTATTACCTCGACAACGCCTACAAGCAGACCGGCGTGACGAACGTCGTCACGGCGGTTCTCGTCGGCTATCGGGGTTTCGACACCCTCGGGGAGGCGGCGGTCGTCTTCGCCGCGGGCATCGCGATGCTGCTCGTACTCCGACGGGAGGCGTTCGTATGA
- the mnhG gene encoding monovalent cation/H(+) antiporter subunit G has translation MTPVEYLAAALVIGGTFFGLVATVGLLRLPDLYSRLHAASKSDTLGSVLAIAGTATVLGVTTESMKMVFLLLFLFLTSPTAAHAIARAGRAQDVEPVGENAAWDEDEGGETQ, from the coding sequence ATGACGCCCGTCGAGTATCTGGCGGCTGCGCTCGTCATCGGCGGGACGTTCTTCGGCCTCGTCGCCACAGTCGGGCTACTCCGCCTGCCAGACCTCTACTCGCGCCTCCACGCGGCCTCGAAAAGCGACACGCTCGGTTCGGTGCTCGCCATCGCCGGGACCGCCACGGTCCTCGGGGTCACCACCGAGTCGATGAAGATGGTCTTCCTGCTTCTGTTTCTCTTCCTGACGAGCCCAACCGCCGCCCACGCCATCGCCCGCGCGGGCCGGGCGCAGGACGTCGAGCCGGTCGGCGAGAACGCCGCCTGGGACGAGGACGAGGGGGGAGAGACGCAGTGA
- a CDS encoding cation:proton antiporter subunit C gives MIELLTTKYTYLAVVILLAIGAYVMIESDNFVKKIIGMNVFQTGIFVFFISAAFRTGGRSPVVSSGGSGGGSFVSPLPHVLILTAIVVGVSLTAVALGLVVRIYESYGTVNEDTLREVRANE, from the coding sequence ATGATCGAACTCCTGACGACGAAGTACACGTACCTCGCCGTGGTGATCCTGCTCGCCATCGGTGCGTACGTCATGATCGAGAGCGACAACTTCGTGAAGAAGATCATCGGGATGAACGTCTTCCAGACGGGCATCTTCGTGTTCTTCATCTCGGCTGCGTTCCGCACGGGCGGACGCTCGCCGGTCGTCTCGAGCGGCGGGAGCGGTGGCGGCTCGTTCGTCAGCCCGCTCCCTCACGTCCTGATCCTGACCGCCATCGTGGTCGGCGTGAGCCTCACCGCCGTCGCCCTCGGCCTCGTCGTGCGCATCTACGAGAGCTACGGCACCGTCAACGAGGACACCTTGCGGGAGGTGCGGGCGAATGAGTGA
- a CDS encoding PP2C family protein-serine/threonine phosphatase: MPTTAAGTDVGRERDHNEDDMLVAAIDDWTVLAVADGMGGHRAGDVASETALHGFEAALTDSLGDDCAPDDVSATLRAAVESANERVRSRGENGREEMGTTLVGALVRDGRATVVNVGDSRAYHVSESAIDRITVDQSVVRTLVDEGMIDESEAADHPQRHVLSQALGTSETVDPDVYERSLDGTLLLCSDGLTEEVPESTIHEIVTTTPLDTAVDRLLEAANGNGGSDNVTVVLGRE; encoded by the coding sequence ATGCCGACCACCGCCGCCGGGACCGACGTCGGTCGGGAGCGTGACCACAACGAGGACGACATGCTCGTGGCCGCCATCGACGACTGGACGGTCCTCGCTGTCGCCGACGGGATGGGCGGCCACCGGGCCGGCGACGTGGCCAGCGAAACCGCCCTCCACGGGTTCGAGGCGGCACTCACGGACAGCCTCGGCGACGACTGCGCGCCCGACGACGTCTCGGCGACCCTCCGGGCGGCGGTCGAAAGTGCCAACGAGCGCGTCCGTTCTCGGGGCGAAAACGGCCGGGAGGAGATGGGAACGACACTCGTCGGCGCCCTCGTTCGGGACGGCCGGGCGACGGTCGTCAACGTGGGCGACAGCCGTGCGTACCACGTCTCCGAGTCGGCGATCGACCGGATCACGGTCGACCAGTCGGTCGTGCGGACCTTGGTCGACGAGGGGATGATCGACGAGTCCGAGGCCGCCGATCACCCACAGCGACACGTCCTCTCGCAGGCGCTCGGGACGAGCGAGACCGTCGATCCCGACGTGTACGAACGATCGCTCGACGGGACGCTCCTGCTCTGCTCCGACGGGCTGACCGAAGAGGTCCCGGAATCGACGATCCACGAGATCGTCACGACGACACCGCTCGATACGGCCGTCGACCGCCTCCTCGAGGCTGCGAACGGAAACGGCGGGAGCGACAACGTCACCGTCGTCCTCGGTCGCGAGTGA
- a CDS encoding proton-conducting transporter membrane subunit: MTDIASLRPALAVAVAAVAVVPILASARRPNLREAWTVLAAGGAFALVASMLPDALAGTVHVSTLGSLVAGVELSLRADPLGMLFATVASLLWLVTSFYSVGYMRGLDEDDQTRYFAAFAASVAAAIGVAFAANLVTLFVFYELLTVATYPLVTHDETAEARAAGRKYLAYTFGGGVAVLAGTVLVATLTGTTAFSAGGIAGLANADPVLARAAFVLLIGGFGVKAALMPLHSWLPDAMVAPTPVSGLLHAVAVVKSGVFGIARVVLDVYGVDLTGSLGMGLPLAVVAAATLLLASVIALRQDNLKRRLAFSTVSQLSYIVLGIAILDPQSIVGGLLHIPAHAFMKLTLFFTAGAIHVETHTDDISEMAGIGKRMPLTMLAFGVAAAGMAGIPLVAGFVSKWYLLLGSVGAGQPVFAVVLLLSGVLNIAYFWPVFYQAFFESEDEHDAKPLLEFPLGGETRSILPETPTPDPDPVTDGGPASDESGTPSGRESNGGHEDDDVVEEAPHGGHESHHGGPPADGWERRGWRGGESTWFILGPILAAMTGAVVLGVIPGTAVFLRLVKVITTAATGVAV, translated from the coding sequence ATGACCGACATCGCCTCACTCAGACCGGCTCTGGCCGTCGCCGTCGCGGCGGTGGCCGTCGTACCGATCCTCGCCTCCGCCCGCCGGCCGAACCTCCGTGAAGCGTGGACCGTACTCGCAGCCGGGGGTGCCTTCGCCCTCGTCGCCAGCATGCTCCCCGACGCCCTCGCCGGGACGGTCCACGTCTCGACGCTCGGATCGCTCGTCGCCGGCGTCGAACTCTCCTTGCGGGCGGACCCACTCGGGATGCTTTTCGCTACGGTCGCGAGCCTGCTCTGGCTGGTGACCAGTTTCTACAGCGTCGGCTACATGCGCGGTCTCGACGAGGACGACCAGACACGCTACTTCGCGGCCTTCGCAGCGAGCGTCGCCGCCGCCATCGGCGTCGCCTTCGCCGCCAACCTCGTCACCCTCTTTGTCTTCTACGAACTCCTGACGGTCGCCACGTACCCGCTGGTCACCCACGACGAGACGGCCGAGGCCCGCGCCGCCGGCCGCAAGTACCTCGCGTACACCTTCGGGGGTGGCGTGGCCGTCCTCGCCGGGACGGTGCTGGTGGCGACGCTGACCGGCACGACGGCCTTCTCAGCGGGCGGCATCGCCGGCCTCGCGAACGCCGACCCCGTCCTCGCGCGGGCGGCGTTCGTCCTCCTGATCGGCGGGTTCGGCGTCAAGGCGGCGCTCATGCCCCTGCACTCCTGGCTCCCGGACGCGATGGTGGCGCCGACGCCCGTCTCCGGCCTGCTCCACGCCGTCGCCGTCGTCAAGAGCGGCGTCTTCGGCATCGCGCGGGTCGTCCTCGACGTCTACGGCGTCGACCTCACCGGATCGCTGGGGATGGGGCTCCCGCTAGCTGTCGTCGCCGCCGCCACCCTCCTGCTCGCGAGCGTCATCGCGCTCAGGCAGGACAACCTCAAGCGTCGACTCGCGTTCTCGACGGTGAGTCAGCTCTCCTACATCGTCCTCGGCATCGCCATCCTCGACCCGCAGTCGATCGTCGGCGGACTCCTGCATATCCCCGCCCACGCGTTCATGAAGCTCACACTCTTCTTTACCGCGGGAGCCATCCACGTCGAGACCCACACCGACGACATCAGCGAGATGGCCGGCATCGGCAAGCGCATGCCGCTGACGATGCTCGCGTTCGGCGTCGCTGCCGCAGGAATGGCCGGCATTCCGCTGGTTGCCGGCTTCGTCAGCAAGTGGTATCTCCTGTTGGGGAGTGTCGGCGCCGGTCAGCCGGTGTTCGCCGTCGTCCTTCTGCTCTCGGGCGTCCTCAACATCGCGTACTTCTGGCCCGTCTTCTACCAGGCGTTCTTCGAGAGCGAAGACGAACACGACGCCAAACCGCTCCTCGAGTTCCCGCTGGGCGGCGAGACGCGATCGATCCTCCCCGAGACGCCGACACCGGATCCCGACCCCGTGACTGACGGCGGTCCCGCGAGCGACGAGAGCGGGACCCCGTCGGGCAGGGAGTCCAACGGCGGTCACGAGGATGACGACGTGGTGGAGGAAGCCCCCCACGGCGGCCACGAGAGCCACCACGGCGGGCCGCCCGCGGACGGCTGGGAGCGTCGCGGCTGGCGCGGCGGGGAGAGCACGTGGTTCATACTCGGTCCCATCCTCGCGGCGATGACGGGTGCCGTCGTCCTCGGCGTGATTCCGGGGACTGCGGTCTTCCTCCGGCTGGTGAAGGTCATCACGACGGCGGCGACGGGGGTGGCCGTCTGA
- a CDS encoding monovalent cation/H+ antiporter subunit E, giving the protein MATDRGRDLLVPVGDSETLRRTVTYAVERAHESADSTDDPVAVHFIFPARWRIYETDRESVASASSLLERAVAWATEDLEELIGEDHPPTVTFESATVGTDEYVFSPGDFAAVVGRYAEANEVDRIVVDPSFRPGGNVPLLRSFEAELAERGFDVLEAPVTRRTSRRLPFTEIGLRELFVVYAASLLFYLALGGWHVTDAYELVTGVATAAVVTLTLARVSMKGELPRLRYVGATVLRMAIYTPILLWEITKANVALAYVVLHPDLPIEPRTVEFDAAVWGDMPVTTLANSITLTPGTLTVDVSRQHFMVHALIPGAEDDLLEGTLERFVRFVFYGRESARIPSPRERRDDEGER; this is encoded by the coding sequence ATGGCGACTGATCGCGGCCGTGACCTCCTCGTCCCCGTCGGCGACTCGGAGACGTTGCGGCGGACGGTTACCTACGCGGTCGAGCGGGCCCACGAATCGGCCGACTCGACCGACGATCCCGTGGCCGTACATTTCATCTTCCCCGCACGCTGGCGGATCTACGAGACCGACCGGGAGAGCGTGGCCTCGGCGTCGTCGCTGCTGGAACGGGCCGTCGCCTGGGCGACGGAGGATCTCGAGGAACTGATCGGCGAGGACCACCCCCCGACCGTCACGTTCGAATCCGCGACCGTCGGCACCGACGAGTACGTGTTCAGTCCCGGCGACTTCGCAGCGGTCGTCGGTCGCTACGCCGAGGCCAACGAGGTCGACCGGATCGTCGTCGACCCCTCGTTTCGCCCCGGCGGGAACGTTCCGCTCCTGCGCTCTTTCGAGGCGGAACTCGCAGAACGCGGCTTCGACGTGCTGGAGGCGCCCGTCACTCGCCGGACGAGCCGTCGCCTCCCATTCACCGAGATCGGTTTGCGCGAACTGTTCGTGGTGTACGCCGCCTCGCTCCTGTTTTATCTCGCCCTCGGGGGCTGGCACGTCACCGACGCCTACGAACTGGTCACCGGCGTCGCGACGGCGGCCGTCGTGACGCTCACGCTGGCCCGCGTGTCGATGAAAGGCGAACTGCCGCGACTCCGGTATGTCGGCGCGACCGTCCTCCGGATGGCCATCTACACGCCGATCCTCCTCTGGGAGATCACGAAGGCAAACGTCGCGTTGGCGTACGTGGTCCTCCATCCCGACCTGCCGATCGAGCCACGGACCGTCGAGTTCGACGCCGCGGTCTGGGGCGACATGCCGGTTACGACGCTTGCCAACTCGATCACGCTGACGCCCGGGACACTGACCGTCGACGTGAGCCGACAGCACTTCATGGTCCACGCACTCATCCCGGGCGCGGAGGACGATCTCCTCGAAGGCACGCTCGAACGCTTCGTCCGCTTCGTCTTCTACGGCCGGGAGTCCGCACGCATTCCGTCGCCGCGCGAACGCCGCGACGACGAGGGAGAACGCTGA
- a CDS encoding HAD family hydrolase, producing the protein MDTAAVAFDLDDTLAVTRVDRETLLAEAMRAVDAPPRSREAYLDAHADNLTERSREPVFARLLDELDTGADADALARAYRTRVNDSLEPVTGVESMLATLRKRYRLGLLTNGPVVAQRSKLRTLGWTDTFDVALVTGELSAGKPDAAAFEALLDALDADADETVFVGDDVGADVGGAVAAGIDAVQVLFPGGPAPDPAAFAHVERDDLATRLPAILDAR; encoded by the coding sequence ATGGATACGGCCGCGGTGGCGTTCGACCTCGACGACACGCTCGCCGTCACGAGGGTCGACCGCGAGACGCTGCTGGCGGAGGCGATGCGTGCCGTCGACGCACCTCCGCGCTCGCGGGAGGCGTATCTCGACGCTCACGCCGACAACCTGACAGAACGGAGCCGGGAGCCGGTGTTCGCGCGGCTCCTCGACGAGTTGGACACCGGCGCCGACGCCGACGCACTCGCTCGCGCCTACCGGACCCGGGTGAACGACTCGCTCGAACCGGTGACCGGCGTCGAGTCGATGCTCGCCACCCTCCGGAAGCGGTACCGTCTCGGCCTCCTGACGAACGGACCGGTCGTCGCACAGCGATCGAAGCTCCGGACGCTTGGGTGGACTGACACCTTCGACGTCGCGCTGGTCACGGGCGAACTCAGCGCCGGCAAACCCGACGCGGCGGCGTTCGAGGCGCTCCTCGACGCCTTGGACGCGGACGCCGACGAAACCGTGTTCGTGGGCGACGACGTCGGTGCCGACGTCGGCGGCGCGGTGGCCGCCGGCATCGACGCGGTGCAGGTTCTCTTTCCCGGCGGTCCCGCCCCCGATCCGGCGGCGTTTGCCCACGTGGAGCGTGACGACCTGGCGACGCGGCTTCCGGCGATCCTCGACGCACGGTAG